A genome region from Bufo gargarizans isolate SCDJY-AF-19 chromosome 2, ASM1485885v1, whole genome shotgun sequence includes the following:
- the TUBA8 gene encoding tubulin alpha-8 chain codes for MWGIKTKSRECISVHVGQAGVQIGNACWELFCLEHNIKPDGTTLDDKTNPSSYDDSFTTFFSETGNGKHVPRAVIVDLEASVVDEIRAGQYRHLFHPQQLITGKEDAANNYARGHYTIGKESIDLVLDRIRKLSDACSGLQGFLIFHSFGGGTGSGFTSLLMERLSVDYGKKSKLEFAIYPAPQISTAVVEPYNSILTTHTTLEHSDCAFMVDNEAIYDICRRNLDIERPTYIDLNRLISQIVSSITASLRFEGALNVDLTEFQTNLVPYPRIHFPLVTYAPIISAEKAYHEQLSVADITNSCFDPSNQMVKCDPRHGKYMACCMLYRGDVVPKDVNVAIAAIKTKRAVQFVDWCPTGFKVGINYQPPTVVPGGNLAMVQRAVCMLSNTTAIAEAWARLDHKFDLMYAKRAFVHWYVGEGMEEGEFAEAREDLAALEKDYEEVGIDSFEEENQGEE; via the exons ATGTGGGGGATCAAAACCAAATCT AGGGAGTGTATCTCAGTGCACGTAGGCCAGGCTGGTGTACAAATTGGCAATGCCTGCTGGGAACTCTTCTGCTTGGAGCACAATATCAAGCCTGATGGTACTACCTTGGATGATAAGACCAACCCAAGTTCCTACGATGATTCTTTCACCACCTTCTTCAGTGAAACTGGGAATGGAAAGCATGTTCCTCGTGCAGTCATAGTAGATCTGGAGGCCTCTGTTGTTG ATGAGATCCGTGCTGGACAGTACCGCCACCTCTTCCACCCGCAGCAGCTCATTACTGGGAAGGAGGATGCTGCAAACAACTATGCCCGAGGCCACTACACCATTGGCAAGGAAAGCATTGACCTGGTGCTGGATCGTATTCGGAAACTG AGTGATGCCTGCTCTGGTCTCCAGGGTTTCCTCATCTTCCACAGCTTTGGAGGAGGCACAGGCTCTGGTTTCACCTCACTTCTTATGGAGCGTCTATCTGTTGACTATGGAAAGAAGTCTAAGCTGGAGTTTGCCATCTATCCAGCACCTCAGATCTCCACAGCAGTGGTTGAACCGTACAACTCAATTCTAACCACCCATACCACCCTGGAGCACTCAGACTGCGCCTTCATGGTGGACAACGAGGCTATATATGATATCTGTAGACGTAATCTAGATATTGAGCGTCCTACCTACATTGACCTCAACCGGCTCATCAGCCAGATTGTGTCATCCATCACAGCATCTCTGAGATTCGAAGGCGCGCTCAACGTGGACCTCACAGAGTTTCAGACCAATCTTGTCCCTTACCCACGTATCCACTTCCCTCTGGTTACCTATGCACCCATAATATCAGCCGAGAAGGCGTACCATGAGCAGCTGTCTGTTGCTGACATTACCAACTCGTGTTTTGACCCCTCCAACCAGATGGTGAAGTGTGACCCTCGCCATGGGAAGTATATGGCTTGCTGCATGCTCTATCGGGGAGATGTTGTCCCCAAAGATGTCAACGTGGCCATTGCTGCCATCAAAACCAAGAGAGCCGTCCAGTTTGTGGATTGGTGTCCTACAGGGTTCAAG GTTGGCATTAACTACCAGCCACCCACTGTGGTTCCCGGAGGTAATCTGGCTATGGTTCAGCGGGCAGTCTGCATGCTCAGTAACACCACTGCCATTGCTGAAGCCTGGGCCCGGCTGGACCACAAGTTTGACCTGATGTACGCTAAGCGAGCGTTCGTGCACTGGTATGTTGGAGAAGGCATGGAGGAAGGGGAGTTTGCAGAGGCTCGAGAAGACCTGGCCGCATTGGAGAAGGATTACGAAGAAGTCGGAATAGATTCATTTGAGGAGGAGAACCAGGGAGAAGAGTGA
- the PEX26 gene encoding peroxisome assembly protein 26 isoform X1: MAVTENVSSCSLSAMWDWSHLSLSGTPPAFSLLDAATDLLVLERNFAGALELCERGLQIITTEPRDTKNDQVKAALVVIAIQALAEMERWREVLPWLLQYYRPQEMPHNIMEMCLLLYSRVKQPHVMLELSRDWLRGHVAYPSLQYKRVAELHLINILLPLGHFSEAEELAQDPQVFSKQQQEVVLTAVREEKRRLEREEEEAKVEKERVSHEQSVSPSGNVRARYLQVAQLIYGALSAALTWTRKIPLRLILLALLLMSVILLRLDPASPASQGPILRLLLLFRQTFSSLFKNH; encoded by the exons ATGGCGGTGACAGAGAACGTATCCAGCTGTTCCCTGAGCGCCATGTGGGACTGGTCACACTTGTCGCTTTCAGGCACGCCCCCAGCCTTTTCTTTACTGGACGCAGCTACTGACCTGCTGGTGCTAGAGAGGAACTTTGCAGGTGCCCTAGAACTGTGCGAGCGAGGCCTGCAGATCATAACTACAGAACCAAGGGACACAAA GAATGATCAGGTGAAGGCAGCCCTTGTGGTAATAGCGATCCAGGCCCTGGCAGAAATGGAGCGATGGCGGGAGGTGCTGCCCTGGCTGCTTCAGTATTACCGCCCACAAGAGATGCCACACAATATCATGGAGATGTG CCTCCTCCTGTATAGCAGAGTGAAGCAGCCCCATGTGATGCTGGAGCTGAGCAGAGATTGGCTTAGAGGTCACGTCGCTTATCCTTCACTGCAGTATAAGAGAGTAGCGGAGCTGCATCTTATAAATATTCTCCTCCCCCTTGGTCACTTCTCAGAGGCCGAGGAGTTGGCGCAGGACCCTCAGGTGTTTTCaaaacagcaacaggaagtggtGCTAACAGCCGTGAGAGAGGAAAAGCGCCGGTTGGaacgagaggaggaggaggccaaAGTTGAAAAAGAGCGTGTGAGCCATGAACAGTCAGTCAGCCCATCAG GAAATGTAAGAGCAAGATATCTGCAGGTTGCTCAGCTGATTTATGGGGCCCTGAGTGCAGCACTGACGTGGACGCGTAAGATACCCCTCCGACTGATACTGCTTGCACTCCTACTCATGTCAGTCATTCTCCTGCGTCTTGATCCAG CTTCTCCAGCATCTCAAGGTCCGATATTACGTCTGCTACTTCTGTTCCGCCAGACTTTCTCTAGTTTATTCAAGAATCACTGA
- the PEX26 gene encoding peroxisome assembly protein 26 isoform X2 encodes MAVTENVSSCSLSAMWDWSHLSLSGTPPAFSLLDAATDLLVLERNFAGALELCERGLQIITTEPRDTKNDQVKAALVVIAIQALAEMERWREVLPWLLQYYRPQEMPHNIMEMCLLLYSRVKQPHVMLELSRDWLREAEELAQDPQVFSKQQQEVVLTAVREEKRRLEREEEEAKVEKERVSHEQSVSPSGNVRARYLQVAQLIYGALSAALTWTRKIPLRLILLALLLMSVILLRLDPASPASQGPILRLLLLFRQTFSSLFKNH; translated from the exons ATGGCGGTGACAGAGAACGTATCCAGCTGTTCCCTGAGCGCCATGTGGGACTGGTCACACTTGTCGCTTTCAGGCACGCCCCCAGCCTTTTCTTTACTGGACGCAGCTACTGACCTGCTGGTGCTAGAGAGGAACTTTGCAGGTGCCCTAGAACTGTGCGAGCGAGGCCTGCAGATCATAACTACAGAACCAAGGGACACAAA GAATGATCAGGTGAAGGCAGCCCTTGTGGTAATAGCGATCCAGGCCCTGGCAGAAATGGAGCGATGGCGGGAGGTGCTGCCCTGGCTGCTTCAGTATTACCGCCCACAAGAGATGCCACACAATATCATGGAGATGTG CCTCCTCCTGTATAGCAGAGTGAAGCAGCCCCATGTGATGCTGGAGCTGAGCAGAGATTGGCTTAGAG AGGCCGAGGAGTTGGCGCAGGACCCTCAGGTGTTTTCaaaacagcaacaggaagtggtGCTAACAGCCGTGAGAGAGGAAAAGCGCCGGTTGGaacgagaggaggaggaggccaaAGTTGAAAAAGAGCGTGTGAGCCATGAACAGTCAGTCAGCCCATCAG GAAATGTAAGAGCAAGATATCTGCAGGTTGCTCAGCTGATTTATGGGGCCCTGAGTGCAGCACTGACGTGGACGCGTAAGATACCCCTCCGACTGATACTGCTTGCACTCCTACTCATGTCAGTCATTCTCCTGCGTCTTGATCCAG CTTCTCCAGCATCTCAAGGTCCGATATTACGTCTGCTACTTCTGTTCCGCCAGACTTTCTCTAGTTTATTCAAGAATCACTGA